A stretch of the Lactuca sativa cultivar Salinas chromosome 9, Lsat_Salinas_v11, whole genome shotgun sequence genome encodes the following:
- the LOC111907070 gene encoding type IV inositol polyphosphate 5-phosphatase 7 produces MIDENAKKGKFSWSKSLVRKWFSIKSKSEEFQTDKGVYGGGDGEWRNTFSQREPPAIKKTKTEKSSKSTERPRRSRVYLDHPQIINVHNYSIFAATWNVGGKSPSSNMNLDDWLHAAPPADIYVLGFQEVVPLNAANILGAEDNGPAKKWLTLIRRTLNNRPGTSGGSGCYTPSPIPDPVAEYDADFEGSSRQKTSSLFHRKSFQAPRSWRTENDSSMPQARLDRRYSVCDRAIFGHRPSDYSSSHRPSDYSSSGGHRPSDYSSSRRPSDYRPSDYRPSDYSSGNRPSDYSSWGQRPSDCSRWGSSDDDYGPMEDSPSTNSFSPASVMEDGSRWPSHSRYCLVASKQMVGVFLTVWVKNDLREHVRNMKVSCVGRGLMGYLGNKGSVSVSMLLHQTSFCFVCSHLTSGQKEGDELRRNSDFMEIIKKTRFPRVQGTNDDKSPETIVEHDRIIWLGDLNYRIALSYRSAKALVEMQNWRALLEKDQLRIEQRRGRVFQGWNEGKIYFPPTYKYLTNSDRYTGDSLHHKEKRRTPAWCDRILWYGGGLHQLSYVRGESRFSDHRPVYSLFWAEVESVQSRFRRSMSYSSSRIDGETILPYSHGYTELCFF; encoded by the exons ATGATAGATGAAAATGCCAAAAAGGGCAAG ttctcttggtcaaagtcattGGTTCGAAAGTGGTTCAGTATCAAGAGCAAATCCGAGGAATTTCAGACCGATAAAGGTGTTTATGGAG GTGGTGATGGCGAATGGAGGAATACTTTTTCTCAAAGGGAGCCACCAGCTATCAAGAAGACTAAAACAG AGAAATCAAGCAAGAGTACTGAACGTCCCAGGCGGAGTAGAGTTTATCTTGATCACCCTCAGATTATAAACGTCCATAACTACAG TATTTTTGCAGCTACATGGAATGTCGGTGGAAAATCCCCTTCTAGTAATATGAATCTTGATGACTGGTTACATGCTGCTCCACCTGCAGATATTTATGTCCTTGG ATTTCAAGAAGTAGTTCCCTTGAATGCGGCTAATATTCTCGGAGCGGAAGACAACGGCCCTGCAAAAAAATGGCTAACCCTAATCCGTAGGACACTGAACAATCGGCCGGGTACAAGTGGTGGAAGTGGTTGCTATACTCCTTCACCTATCCCTGATCCAGTTGCTGAATACGATGCTGATTTCGAAGGCTCATCAAGACAAAAAACATCTTCTTTATTTCACCGAAAGTCATTTCAAGCACCTCGAAGCTGGAGAACCGAAAACGACTCATCGATGCCACAAGCCCGGCTTGATAGGCGATACAGTGTTTGTGATCGGGCCATCTTTGGTCATCGGCCTAGTGACTATTCTTCAAGTCATAGACCAAGTGATTATTCCTCTTCGGGTGGTCATAGGCCAAGTGACTATTCCTCTAGCCGGAGGCCTAGTGATTATAGGCCAAGTGATTATAGGCCGAGTGACTATTCGTCTGGGAATCGGCCTAGTGATTACTCATCATGGGGTCAAAGACCGAGTGATTGTTCAAGGTGGGGTTCATCGGATGATGACTATGGACCCATGGAAGATTCACCCAGCACGAATTCTTTCTCACCTGCATCTGTCATGGAAGATGGATCTAGGTGGCCTAGCCACTCTAGATATTGTTTGGTTGCTAGTAAACAAATGGTTGGTGTTTTTCTCACTGTTTGGGTGAAGAATGACTTGAGGGAGCATGTTCGGAACATGAAAGTGTCTTGTGTTGGTAGAGGATTGATGGGGTATCTTGGGAATAAG GGATCTGTTTCTGTGAGTATGTTGTTGCATCAAACAAGCTTTTGCTTTGTATGTAGTCATTTGACTTCCGGACAGAAGGAAGGTGATGAGCTAAGAAGGAACTCTGATTTTATGGAAATCATTAAGAAAACAAGGTTTCCACGTGTTCAAGGCACAAATGATGATAAATCCCCAGAAACGATAGTGGAACACGA TCGAATTATCTGGCTCGGGGATCTCAATTACCGAATTGCCCTCTCTTATCGGTCAGCTAAGGCGCTTGTTGAGATGCAAAACTGGAGAGCATTGCTGGAGAAAGATCAG ctGCGGATCGAGCAAAGAAGGGGCCGTGTATTCCAGGGATGGAACGAAGGGAAAATATACTTTCCACCAACGTATAAATACCTAACTAATTCAGACAGATATACCGGGGATAGTTTGCACCATAAGGAGAAAAGACGAACGCCTGCATG GTGTGATAGGATTTTATGGTATGGGGGAGGTCTTCATCAATTATCATATGTGCGTGGCGAATCTAGGTTTTCGGATCATAGACCAGTTTACAGCTTATTCTGGGCTGAAGTTGAATCGGTTCAAAGCCGTTTTCGAAGAAGCATGAGCTACTCCAGCTCTAGAATTGATGGGGAAACAATTTTGCCATATTCCCATGGCTATACAGAACTCTGCTTCTTCTGA